The Salvia splendens isolate huo1 chromosome 20, SspV2, whole genome shotgun sequence nucleotide sequence AGAGGAGGATTTACCTGAGCATTACAAAAAAATGAAGTTCAACATTCTCTCTGTTTTGCAATTGGTGAGTCTGATCATCATCATCGCGGCTTTAGTTTGTAGCTTAACAATTGAGCTTTTCAAAAGGAAGAAAATCTTCCAATTAGACCTGTGGAAGTGGGAATTGATGGTTTTGGTGCTCATCTCCGGCAGATTGGTGTCTGGTTGGGCGATTCGGATCGTGGTGTTCTGCATCGAACGCAATTTCCTCCTGCGGAAACGCGTTTTGTATTTCGTGTACGGATTGAGAAACGCAGTTCAGAATTGCGTGTGGTTAGCTCTGGTGTTGATTGCATGGCAGTGTATCTTCGACAGGAAGGTCAAGAGGGTGACAAACAGCAGCATTTTGCCCTATGTGACCAAAGTTTGGGTGTGTTTGTTGGTGGGGACATTGTTCTGGCTGCTCAAAACTCTGCTGGTGAAGGTTCTAGCTTCGTCGTTTCACGTGAGCACGTTCTTCGACCGGATTCAGGAGTCGTTGTTCAATCAGTACGTGATCCAGACACTGTCGGGGCCGCCACTGATCGAGCTTGAGCTGGAGCAGGAAGAGGAGGAGAGGGTGATGGTTGAGGTGCAGAAGCTTCAAAGTGCAGGGGCGACTATTCCACCCGAACTCAAGGCCAATATGTTTCCGAAGAGTGGGAGACAAATAGGCACTCCGATGACGGGTGGTGGCGCCAAGAGCCCTGCGTTTTCTAAAGTTCTGgccaaggaggaggaggagcataAAGGTATAACCATTGATCACCTCCACAGGTTGAATCAGAAGAATATATCTGCTTGGAACATGAAGAGGCTGACCAACATAGTGAGGAATGGCGTGCTCTCAACTCTCGATGAGAAGATTCAAGGCTCCACCACTGATGACGAGGCATCCGTGCATATCACAAGCGAAAACCAGGCTAAGATTGCTGCCAAGAAGATCTTCTTCAATGTTGCCAAGCCAGGATCAAAGTCAGTTTCTAATTATCTGCATTTGGTGTTTTAATAACTTCAAGATTATACTCCACATTGCTTCATTCATAGTATTTCTGTAATTAGATATATTTACCTGGAGGATCTTATGCGTTTCATGCGGGAGGATGAGGTGCTAAAGACTATTCGTCTCTTCGAAGATGAGGTGCAAAAGGGAATCAGCAAACGCGCTCTTAAAAATTGGGTGGTAAGCAATATTATCTAATGATTAAGGTTTTACCTGTCTTTGTTTCATCTGTTGTTGCTGAACATATGTCCGAAATTCAGTAGCTTACAGCAATTAACATCAATGTTCTTTAGCTAAACTTAAGTATATATAGGCTTAGAACTTGTTTCAGTTGATATGGGAAACTTGCAACTTTTGTGTGAGAAAATATACATTTGGTTGAATTTGTTGTTTGTAGTGGAAAAGCTGCATTGAGTCTGGACCAGTGTATGTTGCTTAGTGACCCTATCGGCAGCATGTGAGCATTGACCATCACGATCAGCATGTTGCTTATATGGTGCTACTTTTTTTCCAAAGTTTTAATTCAAGGTTCATACTACCTTTTTACTTTTGGTCACATGGTCTTCAACCAACGTTAAATGGTTTTAGAGATATTGAAACGTGGAGTGAAACTACATGTGTTGAGGATGGATCTCTTTGACTACAGGTGAATGCATTTAGGGAGCGGAGAGCTCTTGCTTTATCGCTAAATGACACAAAAACTGCAGTCGACAAACTGCACCACATGCTCAACGTTCTAGTGGCGATTCTCATTTTTGTCATCTGGCTTCTCATACTCAAAGTTGCAACGACTCAGTTCTTCATCTTCTTGAGCTCCCAACTCCTTCTGGTGGTGTTCGTGTTCGGGAACACATGCAAGACAACATTCGAAGCAATCATCTTTCTATTTGTAATGCACCCGTTTGATGTAGGCGACCGTGTTGAAGTAGATGGAATTCAAGTAAGTTTTTCGAGCATGCCACATACTTTTGTTGCTCTATCTAATTTTCTGCATAACCAAGATTTCTCATTCCTGCTGATGTGTGAAAATTTTCAGATGATTGTTGAAGAAATGAACATATTAACAACAGTTTTCCTCAAGTTTGACAACCACAAAATCTATTATCCAAATAGTGTGTTATCCACAAAGCCAATCTATAACTACTACCGCAGTCCGGATATGGGAGATGCAAT carries:
- the LOC121780580 gene encoding mechanosensitive ion channel protein 8-like, whose translation is MASSSSSSSAASIPSPPKDAAIKINGHYQAGGETVAARNDASVANRMWRDSSYDFSNDAVMRTASSSKEFDFVTESPVSQQSPLSKIPESPAANAYGQLTPRDVRVSFNETVDNQRDEVLHCSSNNSFRRKSSLMRTKTKSRLLDLPEDNPTRSQMLRASGKSQLLGKGATSEIDEDDPFLEEDLPEHYKKMKFNILSVLQLVSLIIIIAALVCSLTIELFKRKKIFQLDLWKWELMVLVLISGRLVSGWAIRIVVFCIERNFLLRKRVLYFVYGLRNAVQNCVWLALVLIAWQCIFDRKVKRVTNSSILPYVTKVWVCLLVGTLFWLLKTLLVKVLASSFHVSTFFDRIQESLFNQYVIQTLSGPPLIELELEQEEEERVMVEVQKLQSAGATIPPELKANMFPKSGRQIGTPMTGGGAKSPAFSKVLAKEEEEHKGITIDHLHRLNQKNISAWNMKRLTNIVRNGVLSTLDEKIQGSTTDDEASVHITSENQAKIAAKKIFFNVAKPGSKYIYLEDLMRFMREDEVLKTIRLFEDEVQKGISKRALKNWVVNAFRERRALALSLNDTKTAVDKLHHMLNVLVAILIFVIWLLILKVATTQFFIFLSSQLLLVVFVFGNTCKTTFEAIIFLFVMHPFDVGDRVEVDGIQMIVEEMNILTTVFLKFDNHKIYYPNSVLSTKPIYNYYRSPDMGDAIDFSIHISTPSEKIATMKERIARYVDNRSDHWYPAPLIVMRDMEDMNRLKFSVWVSHKMNFQDMGERWTRRSLLVEEMVKIFRELDIEYRLLPLDVNVRNMPPISSTRVPSNWNAISA